gtgcagagGAGGGTCACCTAGCAACAAGCCCTGTGAGTGGAGTGCACTGTCTCGCTTGGTGTGTTGTCACCCACTGTTTGTTTACAGGCCAGGAAAGGTGATAGGTGGGACATTGTGTAAGTGGAAAGGAGCCGGATGGAGCAGACAGAGTTGCTGGTGACAAAGGCCCACCCTGTTCTTCCTGTCGTCTGCTGCTCTCAATAGGAGTGATAAAAGCCCAGTATCAGTTACCCAAAACAACCCCATGTGTCAGTGCacgcacacaacacacaccttTCAGACACACAGTACTCCAGTACAGGCATAGGTATACTGGTTGTATTCTGACCTGTACAAACTAGACTAGAgcctgatgaaaacacacatacaggtttCACAAGGCAGCATTTAGTTTCAGCTAACCAATTTATCCACTATATTTGAATATTCCCCTCACAGCATCTTTTCTTATCTCATTTTTTAATGTGACAaagatgtgtttctgtttcaaaaatgtaactgtttTGTATGCACAAAACCTAATTCTTGGGACATTTCGCATATTCCACACAATTGTAAAGATATATGTTCTGCATCCTGCCAATCTGCTGTTCATCAACCGACAGGAGCATTTTTAGGTagcttttaaaatgaactttGGCAAAACACAATCCAAGGTAAATAGGTTACTTGTGAATTAGCAACTTATGGAAAGCTGATGTCTTAGATAAGTTAAAAGTGAAGTTAAAACCTGCTGTTTTTGTAGTGCTGATCCAAAAACTATGGTCATACTTCTAAAGAACATGCTGCATTCAGTTACCATCCACACATATGGACATATAATTATTACCAACTGGGACAGTGTATGATGTCTGATGACATCAAATGTCAGGCTCTGGGAGTGTGCACCAAAGATAACAGGAATAATATAAATTCTGCCATAGATAGATATTTGCTTTTGACTAGCTAAAGCATTCAAGTACAGGCACTcgtgttatttattcattgcaAATTCCTGGTTAGATAATGATGTCTTTCATGACGGCATTTTATAAAGTTTGATCTTAGATTTCTGACCTTGTCATTTGATCTATTTTGATGGATCCTTTTTtcacctcttttctttctctcctttttagATCTACATGCACCTACGTTACTACAGCTCTCCAAATGAGCAGAGGCACATAGTTAGGATCCTCTTCATAGTCCCCATCTATGCCTTCGACTCCTGGCTCAGCCTTCTTTTCTTCACCAATGAGGAGTATTATGTGTACTTTGACACAGTCAGAGACTGTTACGAAGGTGAGTGGATAGAGGAACACAGTGAAATGAACTGGTACACTAGCATTTTCTGCTGCAGGCTGGACTATATGCTGCCATATTTGGCAGGCAAACGGCAGGCCAATATTCACCACAGCTGTGGGAGTGAGTGTTTCGTGTTCCAATTCATCCTCTGACTCCCAGTAGAAATAAGGGTGTGAGAATTTATGTGTTGTGATATATCAGTGGCAGATGGCCTTTGCAGTGTCTTCATTTACAAAGGTTGCCATCTTTGTTCTCATGCCTCCATGGCCTCTTGGGATTGCAGGGGAGGGGAAAGCTGTTTCCTAGCAACTGTATGAAAACGAGCAAATCCTTGAGAAGACTTTTAAAAGGCATCTCACTTGTGAGAATATAAATCGTAAGCTTGTTCTTTATCTTACCAGCCTATAATGCAACAACTGTCACAGGAATTTCTCAAAGTATTCATGCAGAATTTtagaataaaacaagcaataacATGCTATGGGTATGTTAATGgaaatttgattttattattctatCATCACATGTACTTTATTAGGACAATTGCCTGAATATGCTTGTAGTGCTGAAACTATTAGTTGATCTACAGGAAGGCAAATATGCCAAATATCagctggttcaagcttctcagttgtgaggatttgctgctttccccTCTTTTTATCATTGCAAATGTAATACTTTTGGGTTTTGAGATGTTGGTTGGATAattaatttgaagacatcaccttggattCAGAACTTgtgactattttctgacatcttatagattaaacaatacttcattcatcaaaaacagaattgacagattaattgatcCTTAAAACAATGGTTAGTTGCACCCCTGCACACACTAACAATATCATTTATGTGCAAGGCTGCTGTGAGCAGTGGAAGCTAACAGTTTGGTCAGTCTGCTGGCCTTAGGGCAATGTATTATTAAATGTAGAGACAGTCATACTGTTTATTACTGCTGCTGTTCATATAGACACAATTAGTGCCATCTACTGCAGGTACAATATACACACAGTGCAGTCAGTGGACAGTATTTAGAGAAATGGGCATTTTgaatctttttctgtctctgcttctcagacacacagagaagctTGCTCACCTGCCAGTAGATTATAATGTGTTCCTCTTCCAACAGAGGTGCATGTACACCCTCAAAATGTACCTTTACTTCAGGCGGAATTGCTACACATTTCACTTCATGGTTGATTAAAAAGTCTGGTGCCCATTATATGCCTGTTTTGATACTTATGTGAAAGATGCACTATTAAGTACTAAACCTCCTCTTATCTTTCTTTTGGAGTGTGTATCGCAATTCAGTACATATTACAGAATGAATAAATGGTAGACTAGTGTATGAAAGTAGAGGTTGCTGTTTATGCTATTAGATATGATAGAAGTGACTTCACTGATGTGGAAGTATGTTTTCTGTTGCCTAACTGTAACCATACCCTAGCCATATAGTTTTTGACAATGACGATGGCTATAGTTTTTTTGTAAATGAGAATGACGTTAATTCAAAGTACTTAAATGGCCGCATAGTTTGACAAGTCAGAGCTAGGGATGGATAGTTTGTCTGAAGTCatgcataaataaaacaaaataatctgtTCAGACTCAGTCCCCATCTGAGATCTGTCAGGTTACTGCAAAAGTAACCAGTGTGGCTGGCTGCATTGATTAGGTTGATTACAAATCAGATCCGACCAGTGGATAGAATAGAAAGGGATTAGAGAGACACCTGTTGTACCTTCGCATTTAGGCCCATGATGCTGTGTAAGAATAACATAAAACATCACGTTAGAATATGACTTTGATCTTTATTAGCAGTAGTTATGTAACACATTACATGAGTGACTATCATAGCCTTGAATGTGTGTAGTTCACTTGTGTAAGAATATCTGTATTGTTTCTCTGAAGCATTTGTATTATGTGACACTATTGTGTGGCAGTGTGACACTACCAGCTTTCTTCAGTGTTTGCTTTCTACAGCAATGTTTCCAGAGGCGTTCCATTATCGCACTGCTCCACTCCTGCTCCCGGCACTAGAGAACTACACCTTACAATTATGCTTAGGCTTATACCTCACCCACAACATTACCCAGTCATTTCTAAGCCTGCTGATGGGGATGACTAACCTTTCTGCCTTGAAATGGCGAGCTCAGCGGTTCTGAAACGAAATCAGCAAAACATAACTGTAATTATGACAGTTACAGTGTTGACCGACTGTTGCTATAGCTATCATGCATCAATATGTTTTTGGAGGCTGTTAGAAATAACCAGTGTTTTCAAATCTTTCAAACATTGACATGATATTTTTGTCAGAACTTTAGTATAAATGCAGGTAGGTTGGGGGTTTCTGCTCATTTACTAAGTTCTGACCATTCTGAAGCCAAAATTAGCTTCAGATTTTTACTTGCTAGAGGAAGTTGCTCTTGAACCCGGATTGGTTCATCCCTGATATGATACGTAATTTCTGGATAGGGTGGTGCCATTTGCTATCTGTTTTTATCTAATGCATCAAGCACTTACTCCagttacaaaatgtaaattgtaTATGGCTGTTTAATGGAATGAGTGGAATGAATGGAGTGATTTTACTAACACCAATGGTCACCCTGAAAAACCAGTaacattttttctctgtgtgacaCTCTGCAGCCTTTGTCATCTACAACTTCCTGAGTCTTTGTTATGAGTATCTGGGAGGAGAGAGCGCCATCATGGCTGAGATCAGAGGGAAACCTATCGAGTAAGTCTTGTTTGCTCTCATGttcccttttttttgttttttttactccattctttttctttctgataTAAACATGTATTTCAGTAATTTCATGTTAAAATAGCCTGCATATGTTTCCAACACTTTTGACCTGAATGAACCCGCACTTCACTTTAGGTCAAGCTGTATGTACGGGACCTGTTGTCTGTGGGGCAAGACGTACTCCATTGGTTTCCTCAGGTTTTGCAAACAGGTACCAATGAAAGGGTGTTATaactatattttaatgttgtgctTTGCAGATAGAAGAACAAATACTGTCCACTGTGATGATCATACCAGTGTTAATACatgttttatcatgtttacTACAAATTCAGTATGATATTCATAGCATATTCAAGTATGAAAATCCTTGCAGAGAATGTAAGCTTGTTTGAATTACTGTAGGTATCCCAACAACTTTTTTAGAATGCACTTTACAAAACATAAAGATGCAAAGTGTGTGTTCATTCTCAGTAGGATCAGCTGTACTAGTGGCACTGATTGAGTCATTGATTTAATGTTAATAGCATAAATATTTCCTTACTTGGGCTTGTCATTGACAAATCTTTATACACAGTATACACTTTATACACTGGTGTAGCATTGCTGCTTTTTGACCTGACCTGGTATTTCTCCTGAcataatttctctcttttttcctacCATGTTTacttcctctcactctctctctctcactcttgctTCTGCAGGCAACTCTCCAGTTCTGTGTGGTGAAACCCCTGATGGCAGTTATCACCGTCATTCTTCAGGCCTTTGGGAAATACAGAGATGGAgactttaagtatgttttcacaAGAACTTACCGATTGCCATTGCCAGCGTGGACATCTCCCTGGGCAGTGATTTCTTGGGTTCTGACATGCTGTGTTGTGTCACACTACTGTAGACACTGACCAACTTCAGCCAAAAGTCTTTTCAGACCATAATGGCAGAGCAGCATTGGTTGAACATACCTTCTGAATGCAGAGAATTCATATCTGTAATGAGTAATCATTTTCTAAAGATATAAATGTAAGTCTGTAGTTATCCTTACTGTACAGTTCTTAGCTCATTACTCTAAAATCCCTGATGAGGACCcatataaaaaaatgtcaagacTGCTGCTCTACCGTCCAAATCTCCATCTTTTAATGCACTTATGAACTTAATGACTTAAAGCTGCATATTTATGTAAGAACATACTCATCATTCTTCACAAGGAAGAGCTGCAGCTTCCCCAGAACTAAGACACTAAAGGGTTTTCACTATTTGCCCAAATGAAAATTGCCAACATGAAGTTGTCTTGTGTAGCTTTAACTTGATTATAAATCAGTTTGATGTCTTTGATGCTTAATGTAAATGGTTCcagtttctttgtttccttgcTTAGACATGTGTGTCATAGCTAAAGCACATTCTTTTTTCTGTGTCGCTCTCCTCCAGTGTGGCTAGTGGCTACCTGTATGTGACCATTATCTACAACATCTCCGTCAGTCTGTCACTCTACGCTCTTTTCCTCTTCTACTTTGCCACACGTGAACTGCTTGTCCCATACAACCCTGTGCTCAAGTTCTTCATGGTCAAGTCAgtcatttttctctccttctggcAAGGTAAGAAGACCACCTTCTGAGCTTGTTAACACGCAGAtgcacacagcagcacaaaaacCCATTTATTCTGACATATTATTTTGTTCAGCAGCCTGTAGGTATTAACAGTTGTCAAAAGAAAATGGAATCCTGTAATTGTTCCCATCTCGGTGTGCCAATATTCTAGTGGGTGCAGTATACAtattgtaattaaaatatggctttgtttcattcatgaattaatttgtttcctctggatggtgtttttgctgctgccatttgttttgtttttttttgttttgggttttgcTGTAAAGTTATGTGAATTCTATGATGCTGCATCACACTGccacaaataaaatcagaagaAGAAGTGGAAACAGGTCCTGTAACCTCATCACTTACTGAGTTTAAGTTCAAATCAGCTTCCATCACCCTTTTATGGATCATGTCTGTTAATATACCAacctttttactttttgtaacaGGTGTTTGTTCAATTTGTTGCACAGATtcaaaatgcacacaaagtGTGCCAATGAAAACTCTCattgatttctgttttctcattctgtctgtctttgtactATTCAGGGATGCTGCTGGCCATCCTGGAGAAGTGCGGTGCCATCCCTCAGATCAGCTCGGCTGACTTCTCTGTGGGCGAGGGAACGGTTGCTGCTGGTTACCAAAACTTCATCATCTGCATTGAGATGttctttgctgctgttgctttgCGCCATGCCTTTACATACAAAGTCTATATGGATAAAAGACTGGACTCATATGGTAATGGGagtgcgtgtatgtgtgcaaaatgTGTAGATAATGAGAAAGAGTTGTATGTTATAGTGTGTATTATAATCTGTCTGCTCTAAAAGTTCTGAAATGGTTCTTGATACAGACTGATTTCTACAGTCTTACAGAACTGATCTGACCTCACTCTTTGTGTCCCAGCCTTTTTACTTTGATTCCTATCTTTGACACTCTCTAAATATTTTgagactttttcttttcttctgctctgtttttctgttccttcattttcatcttgACTTTCTTGTGTCccttgtctctctttgtctcccctttctccttttttctctcttcttcactgTGCTGCACTGAAAGGCTCATTTCCTATCTATGGACAGTACGGTAGGTCTGATGTTAGCTGTGTTTCGTCAACAACAGTTGTGTATGTTTGCCCCCATCACAGtgctttttgtttgcttttttgtgtttgattgtgGTTGAATGTCCATTACTTTAACATTGTTTTCAGTTCAGCATGAATTCAGttgatacatttaaaatcacGAGTCAATggctgtcttgttttgtttctttatgttCATTTTGCTGTCAGTGAATTCAGCCTTTTCATTTTTCCTGGCACAATTTTGTTTAGTCTATGTTCCTACCCAGGCTCAGTGGtcctctcttactctctctatCCTACATAAAAACTTTTGtgttgaggaaaaaaaatgtaggcAATAATAACTGAAGCAATGTAACATATTAATGTAAATTGATGTTAAATCATCACCTGCCTAGTGGTATTACTTTATTGTCTGACTACCTTTTGATATgtcataaaatgttaaaatgtgcatTCATCTTGACCTCCAGTAATATCATACTACCCACTGTAGCTTGATTATATAATCTGCATGTCTATGGCATTCAGTGAACAAAGGTATTTATTCCATCCTGCAAATTTtgcaaaattatatttttttggcaacatttcaaatatttatttggaaAATTCACTTGACAGTTGGATGGAAACatagtttctgtatttttctcacTCATCTGTCACATATCTCCCTCCCCGTCCTACCTGCTCTGTGTCTCTCCATTAATATTCTGACCTTCCCACCTCACCTCTAGGTCGCTGTGCCCCAATGAAGAGCATCTCCAGCAGCCTGAAGGAGACCATGAATCCAGGGGACATGGTCCAGGATGCCATCCATAACTTCTCCCCAGCTTATCAGCAGTACACCCAGCAGTCCACACTGGAGCGAAGTGGGGGGCCACCCCTCTCCCGCAGTCACAGCAACCTCAGCACCCACGGGGACAATGAAAAAACCCTGCTGCTCAGCTCTGACGACGAATTCTgagactcaaacacacactcagaggctCCGTTTACTGCTGTAGCCCAAATGGAATTTTTATCAACCATGTGAGACAAATCAGATCTTTTGTTGCTACCTTAACATGGAAGATCAGATTGTTGATCTGTTGatttgaagatgttttcttttttctttttttttgtcaacaaaagATCAGATTCATGTCAGACTTATGAAACTATGGTTAACAGACTGTAGGAAGGGATTGAGTGTTTTTACAAGGAAAAAGAGGAATTGGTACAGTAGGAAAAGAGGGAGCATGAAGAGGATGGAGAAGTTACAATATAGTTAGGGAGAAGAGAAGTCGAGATGTTTAGACATTAAGGTTTGACTGGTcaagttgtcatttttgttgatGTCATAGAGGCCATCACTGACAGAAATACCATATTTGTATTCATCCATTGAATATAGATTGGTACAGATAACCGTGCCTGCATATAGCATCCTAATTATGCTGCACTTTAAACACCATAGCAAAAAAGATATGACAGATATAAGGTGTATGTTAGAGCAAATAAGTGCCATCTTCATCTGAAACACATGGCCTTCAtctattcatttttatattgattCTCAGTCCATACTCCCTACACCCCTCTGCCTATTCTGCCTCTTACCGAAACATTGCCAAATAGAGGGAGCAGTACTCTGTGCTCCAGTTAATGAGACACACTGTCTTAAgatttagaattgatttatagTCAAGGAAAACTAAGGAGCCTTTGAAATGCCTGGcttcattttaatatataagaattttaatcacaaattctttttttatttaaatgttgtatgACCTTGAAGGTATAACTCATTTAAGAAATAGTTTGTTGGAAAATTATTAttccagaaatgttttaaatattctgtgtttgttttcattttgttgtggGTTCACTTGAACAAGTAACTCAAAAGTGTAATTGTATGACTTCAGCTGTTGGCCTGACTCAGGCTCCTCCCACAATCTTGTTGTTTGTGGCGCACTGAGGACACAGCTGTAGGAGAGATTTTAGTGTGGGCAGGGAGACTGACGGAAGGACAACACCCACACAGATTACAGATTACTGAAGAAGCAACATGTCCCTGTAGAGCCGGCCCAGCTGTGATGTGCTGTGGATTGTAATCCCATAATTAAGGGCATTACATGTAGCACAGATCAGGCCTGCCTCTGCTGGTATTGTTTGTAATGGCATCACTGCTATAGTAGTTGTGAGTGAGTAAGAATGCTGGAAATTACAGTCAGATAAGGCCATGCAAAGATATGTCAGTGCAAACAAGGCTTTAAATATGACTGGACTCACATCTGGAAAAGGAACATATGGGCATTAAAAGTTGGTATGCAAGATGATACAATGTTCAggtacagaaaaaaacataaaggaaCGGGAACAGACTACAGCAGAAGACAGTGATGCGTGGTAGGAAAAAAGCCTCAAGTGAGTCAAAACCTGTGTTAATTGTTCATACTTTATCAACTGATGTTTAATATGCGTTTTAGCAGGGGCCAGTATAGAAGTTGCTTGTGGTCGTGATCGTAAATGTTTGATGGAGGAGCAGAGCAGTATAAAAGCTGAGTAGATGCTTTTGACAGGTGACATTAGGCACAGTGCTGCCTCTAAATGTGCAATCATCGTtatcctcttctttttttttttcagattttacagATTGACTCAAGTCTGTTGACTGCAGGTAAACAAACAGTACAGTCCTTGTGAGTAATGAATGTAGTCAGGATGAAAAATTAACAGCCAAATCGATGTGCATCAATCAACTTCCTTATGAGAAAATCATATTCAGTTAGCAGAATAATGAAAGTGTTTGTTGAATTGTTCAAATGTTGGTTTCCTGCTGTGACTGCTAACCCATAACCACCTCCTACACTAAAGAAATTAACGCATCACTTTGCTATACGTCGTTCCACCGAACCTGTAGTGCTTCAGTTAAAGGCAAGGTTGAGTGAATTTGTTCTATTAATGTAACATTAACTTAGTGGTAttggaaaaagtgaaatttaCTGCCTTATACTCTGCCCCAATGTAACAGCATATCAAACTCAAGCATCTTGATACAAAACACTATCAAATGATAGTTTTGACTGTGTGATGTAAAAGCTGGATGTTAATGCTGCATATATTAAACCAGGAAATATTATACCAGAAAGGAAAGAATTTTGTAAATAGATACTAAGCACTGCGAAACATTCATGATGATGACTGTAATGGCATTGCTTGGTATAGTGCTttagtttaatattttaattttcatataTTCTCCTGCTTTATTTCTGTTGTatactttttaatttgtatatTGGTAATATTATCTCATGTTTTGATGCTCTATTGGTTTCTATtggtgttaaataaaaaataaatgcaacacaatcaccatcatcacaaaaatatgtaatattttgtgacaTTGTACTTTTATGAAATACATTCTAGAAATAGCTAGGAGCCTCCGGAGAAACAGAAACCCCTGTAGTCtgcagtggtagaaagtaactaactgcatttactcaagtaatgcacttatatttacagttacagttaccAGTTACTTTGCAGGCTAAGATTTTGTAAACATAATTTTCATATAAGATATGATGCACAGTAAAGTGTTAATTAACTTagccaacagtatataaaataataaaaattagctccacctccaccgGCTACAACATTCaaatactgcttacatgttaataaaTCTGTAATCGTAATAATCCAATGATATATATAAGGGGTCGTTTTCCTGCTAAGTACTTCTTGTATTTTAAGTACATATTGCTGCTAATAGTTATGTACTATTATTTGAGTAACATGTTGAATGCTAGACTTTTATATGTAACGGATaacttttacagtgtggtaGTGTTACAAAGGATCTGAATTGAATACTCCTTTTTGCCCATTCTTAATGCAAAACTAGTGAGagccatcatgaaaccaaagcatctaaaatgtaaatttatcccttttggtttctgattttttttccctaaggagaacacaggacaagtgatgTACAGAGCAGGTATTATGCTGCAgataaaaaatgcaatttaatttcagttttactttaaaagaaataaatagtcCAGCTCAGATGCAAAAAAAGAACTTAACCATGAGGATGTCAATCATACGTGGGGGGCGGGGCTTCCCAAGCAGCCAGCCAGTCACAGTAGCTTCCGCTCGCTGGCTGAGGGGGCTGCTAACAACAACATAGCAGTACGGCTTCCTGCGCTTTGTTGTGTCAACTgaaattaagttgttttttttgtttttgttttttaacatggCTTGGTGTGATATTTGACTTTTCAACAAGCCTATAAAAAGCGACATTTTCTTCATCCAGTCAGCGATCCAAGTTAAGTTATTTGGCCGAAATAGAGGGTGTGTCGGATATAGCGTTAGCTACGGTGGTTTTTCAAGCAAGGTCTGTAACGGTAACGATAAGCGAAAGATAGTTAACCTCTCTGAGAAAACTGACCTAAAGGCAACATTAGTTAAATAACTGTTTCACCCCTCATAGAAAAGC
This genomic interval from Siniperca chuatsi isolate FFG_IHB_CAS linkage group LG21, ASM2008510v1, whole genome shotgun sequence contains the following:
- the LOC122868612 gene encoding transmembrane protein 184B-like isoform X2, whose amino-acid sequence is MSPLWQRDITLSESLGNDSPVGFAPGPPATVAPQGSNSSWIPEAPVVTPEEPIFLMTHTAQTISGFFVWTALLITCHQIYMHLRYYSSPNEQRHIVRILFIVPIYAFDSWLSLLFFTNEEYYVYFDTVRDCYEAFVIYNFLSLCYEYLGGESAIMAEIRGKPIESSCMYGTCCLWGKTYSIGFLRFCKQATLQFCVVKPLMAVITVILQAFGKYRDGDFNVASGYLYVTIIYNISVSLSLYALFLFYFATRELLVPYNPVLKFFMVKSVIFLSFWQGMLLAILEKCGAIPQISSADFSVGEGTVAAGYQNFIICIEMFFAAVALRHAFTYKVYMDKRLDSYGRCAPMKSISSSLKETMNPGDMVQDAIHNFSPAYQQYTQQSTLERSGGPPLSRSHSNLSTHGDNEKTLLLSSDDEF
- the LOC122868612 gene encoding transmembrane protein 184B-like isoform X1 gives rise to the protein MSPLWQRDITLSESLGNDSPVGFAPGPPATVAPQGSNSSWIPEAPVVTPEEPIFLMTHTAQTISGFFVWTALLITCHQIYMHLRYYSSPNEQRHIVRILFIVPIYAFDSWLSLLFFTNEEYYVYFDTVRDCYEAFVIYNFLSLCYEYLGGESAIMAEIRGKPIESSCMYGTCCLWGKTYSIGFLRFCKQATLQFCVVKPLMAVITVILQAFGKYRDGDFNVASGYLYVTIIYNISVSLSLYALFLFYFATRELLVPYNPVLKFFMVKSVIFLSFWQGMLLAILEKCGAIPQISSADFSVGEGTVAAGYQNFIICIEMFFAAVALRHAFTYKVYMDKRLDSYGSFPIYGQYGRCAPMKSISSSLKETMNPGDMVQDAIHNFSPAYQQYTQQSTLERSGGPPLSRSHSNLSTHGDNEKTLLLSSDDEF